A region of the [Limnothrix rosea] IAM M-220 genome:
CCGCCGGAGTGGGTGATTTATTCCGTTTATCTCTCAGAAAAAATCGGCTATTGGCGCTACATTCTCGTTTTTCGTCACCTCGAAAAGCACCCTGAACACAATCTTTATCCTTTGTTCAATTACTTTGAAAATTGGTGTCAAGACGAAAATCGCCATGGTGACTTTTTTAAGGCGTTGCTGCGATCGCAGCCGAAAATGTGGGACACCTGGCAAGGGCGGCTATGGGGACGTTTTTTCCTGCTGACCGTTTTTGCAACCCATACGATGACGGTGTTTGAGCGGGCTGATTTTTATGAAGCGATTGGTCTGGATGCCCAGCAATACAACATTGACGTGATTCGCAATACCAATGAAACCTCTGCGCGAGCTTTTGCTGAAATTATGGATACTGACAACCCAAAATTCTTCCCCCTCCTCGAACAGTGCTCGGAAGCTAATGAAAAAATTGCTGAGATCATGATGGGCGATCGCCCGCCGCTGATGAAATTCATCCTAAAAATCCCATCGATTGTGACCATTATTGTTTGCTTATTGCGCCTCTATTTCTTGAAGCCGATTGATGCGGAAGCGACCCGTGGCGAAGTCCATTAACGTCGGGTCATAGGACTTTTTTTTGCGGTTAATTCTCTGTTGAATACTTTATTGAGCTAGGACTTTATAAAAATGAACACTTTATCCCAAGAACTGCGCGAAGGAACCAAGCAATCTCACACCCTTGCCGAAAATACAGCCTATATGAAATGTTTTTTAAAAGGCATTGTTGAGCGTGTGCCATTTCGTAAACTATTGGCAAATCTTTATTTTATTTACGGCACGTTAGAGGATGCTTTATTAACGTATCAAGCTGATCCGGTACTGGGAAAAATTTATTGTCCTGAGTTGAATCGCACTGCAAAAATTGCTGCTGATTTAGAGTTTTTCTATGGTAAAAATTGGGATGAAAAGATTAAACCCACCCGCAGTGCTCTGACCTATGTTTTACGGTTGCAAGAGCTTGCCACAAATGATCCTATTTTGCTCATTGCCCATGCTTATACCCGCTATCTGGGGGATCTCTCTGGTGGACAAGCGCTTAAATCGATTGTGCGTGGTGCTTTGAGATTGCCTGAGGATTTGGGTACTGCCATGTTCACTTTTGATAGTTTGCCGACACCGGGCGATCGCCGCCAATTTAAAACCAATTACCGTGAAACCTTAGATTCTTTGCCCTTAGATGCTGCCACCATTGAGCGTATCGTTGCCGAAGCCAACCATGCCTTTGCCCTCAACCGCGCGGTGATGCATGACCTAGAGCCAGAGGTGAAAGCGGCCATTGGGGAGCATACCTTTGATCTATTGACTCGCCAAGATCGTCCCGGCAGTACCGAAGCCCGCTGTCCCCATGCCCAAACGGTTGCCCTCGCTACTGCGGAATAATCCCTAAAACATTCTAAAAAATTTCTTGTAAATTGTCCTTTTTGGAGTGGAGGCTCCTAGGTGGCCTCCGCCCTGTTTTGCCATGAAACATTTATCTCAATCGGTCAAGTTTGATCGGGATTTAATCCAAAAATATAACCAAGCTGTACCACGCTATACAAGTTATCCGCCGGCGACTGAGCTGACTGCTGATTTTGATCTTGATGCTTTTCGGGCGGCGATCGCCATCGGTAACCACAAACAAACGCCCCTATCGCTGTATTGCCACATTCCCTTTTGCGAAACACCCTGTTATTTCTGCGGTTGCAATACCATCATTACCCAGAATAAAAGTTTTGTTCCCCGCTATTTAGAGGCCCTAACCCGCAATATTGAGCAAATCGCAGCACTGGTACATCCTGATCGCCACGTCAAACAATTCCATTGGGGAGGCGGCACACCAAATTATCTAAATTTAGAGCAAGTTGAATATCTTTGGAATACCCTAAATCAACATTTTAAGCTGGCGGATAATGCTGAGGTTTCCATTGAAGTAAATCCCTGTTATGTAGATCGGGAATATATTTTATTTCTGAGAAAATTAGGCTTTAATCGCATTAGCTTTGGTATTCAGGATTTTAATCCGAAAGTTCAAGCAGCCATTAACCGTATTCAACCGGAAAAAATGCTTTTTGACGTGATGGGTTGGATTCGCGAAGCGGGTTTTGAAAGTGTAAATGTGGACTTGATTTACGGTTTACCTTTCCAAACTTTGGAGACATTTAAAGAAACGATTCAAAAAACAATTGAACTCGATCCAGATCGCGTTGCTGTTTTCAATTTTGCCTATGTGCCTTGGATTAAACCTGTGCAAAAACAGATGCCCCAAGCGGCCATGCCCAGCACTGCGGAAAAACTCGATATCTTCAAAATGACCATCGAGCAATTGACCCAGAATGGCTATGGGTTTATCGGCATGGATCACTTTGCAAAACCGGATGACGAATTGGCGATCGCCCAACAAGCAGGGACATTACACCGTAATTTTCAGGGCTATACAACCCAACCAGAATCAGATTTGCTCAGTTTTGGTATGACCTCCATCAGTATGGTGCAGGACGTTTATCTACAAAATCACAAGCGTCTCAAGGATTTTTATCAGGCAATAGATGCCGACCAATTACCCATTGCCAAAGGCTTTCAACTCAGCCGAGATGATCTGATTCGCCGGACAGTAATTATGGAATTAATGTGTGAGTTTCAACTATCGGCATCGGATTTAGAGGAAAAATACCATTTGGGTTTTGACCTTGATTTTAATGATTATTTTGCTGATGTTTTACCCATTCTTGATAGTCTTGAAGCTGATGGTTTGATTTGTCGCTGGGGTGATGGGATTGAGGTGACTCCCCGTGGACGTTTGTTAATTCGTAATATTGCGGCGGCCTTTGATCCCTATCTCCAAGGCAAAGGCGATCGCCAACAAACCTTTTCGAAAGCAATCTAAAATAGCCCCATCGATACCTAGGGAATTACTGATTTCTTACTAATTCCTTGCTAATTTTTTGATGATAAAATTTGTAATTTAATGACCAATATTTCACCTCAAATCACCACAAAAGCCCGATTAGATTGGGTCTCCGCATTATTCTTTGCCGTAGTCCATGGCATTGCCTTATTAGCCCCATGGTTTTTTTCTTGGTCTGGCCTTGGTGTCGCCATTTTTCTACATTGGTTATTTGGCAGTATTGGCATTTGCCTCGGCTACCATCGTCTTCTTAGTCACCGCAGTTTACAAGTGCCCAAATGGCTTGAATATATTATTGCTTTTATTGGCACTTTAGCCTTACAAGGAGGGCCTATTTTCTGGGTTGCGGGACATCGTTTGCACCATGCCCATACAGAAGATGAAACCCAAGATCCCTATTCGGCAAAACGAGGTTTTTGGTGGAGCCATATGCTTTGGATGCTATACCCAAATCCTGATTTCTTTGAGTACGAACGTTACAAAAAATACGCTCCAGATCTCGTGCGTCAAGGCTATTATCGCTGGCTAAATCGCAATTTTCTCTTACTACAAATTCCCCTAGGATTATTGCTCTATTTTCTCGGCGGTTGGTCTTGGGTAATCTATGGTATTTTCGTGCGAGCCGTACTGCTTTGGCATAGTACATGGCTGATTAATTCGGCTACCCATGTGTGGGGCGATCGCCGTTTTGAGGTCGCCGACAATTCCCGTAACCTCTGGTGGGCAGCTATTTTCACCTATGGCGAAGGTTGGCACAATAATCACCACGCCCATCCCCATGTCGCCAAAGCAGGCTGGCGTTGGTACGAAATCGACATGACATGGTGGTCCATTTGGTTATTGCGTCGCCTCGGTCTTGCGAAAAAAGTCGTGATGCCGCCGACGAGCTAACCCTTTACCAATTTTAATTACAAGTTTTCCTCTCAACTCTCATAGACAACTCCACTCTCACCTAGCTTTTTAAGTTTGGGTGAGATTTTTTTTAGGCGATCGCCAGATCAACCCATCCAGCCTGATTCCACGGGGCGATCGCCCCGCCAAATATCTTGATAAAAACCATCGTCAACCCTGAAGAAATAGAGATTTTAACCTCCCAAATATCAAGGCAATTAAGTCGTTTTTTATTGCCTCTAGATATGCTGAGAAAACCAACTTTTTTGGACAAGAAAAAAATTTAACGAAAAAAAATGTTCGATGTAAAAAAACACAAATAAAAACTTTCCTCTAGTGCCAGTAAGTTACCCCAAGTAAAATAATTAAAACCTCAAATAATTCATTAAAAAAAGACAAAATAATCACTAAAAAGTCCCAGAAAAGTTGTCAATTATAGAAAATATTGTTTATAGTAAAAAAGTGATTAAGCTTACATGAAAACAGCTTGATCCCAGTACTTGAAACTGGACAATAGTAATTATGACTACAGTTCTAAATTCAGGAACAAATATCTCTCTTTGGGAGAAATTTTGCCGTTGGGTAACTAGTACCAAAAATCGCTTTTACCTTGGCTGGTTCGGCGTACTAATGATTCCAACTCTATTGACCGCAACGACTTGTTTTATCCTTGCATTTATTGCGGCTCCCCCCGTTGATATTGACGGAATTCGAGAGCCAGTCTCCGGTTCTCTGCTCTATGGCAACAACATCATTTCAGCCTCAGTTGTACCTAGCTCCAATGCCATTGGCCTACATTTTTATCCTATCTGGGATGCCACATCTCTAGCCGAATGGCTCTATAATGGCGGCCCTTACCAACTGATTATTTTCCACTTCATTATCGGCATTTTTTGCTACATGGGTCGTGAATGGGAATTGTCCTATCGCCTTGGTATGCGCCCTTGGATTGCTGTGGCTTTTTCGGCTCCTGTCGCTGCTGCAACCGCGGTTTTAATGGTGTATTCCATTGGTCAAGGTTCTTTCTCTGACGGTATGCCTTTAGGCATTTCGGGAACCTTTAATTTCATGCTTGTATTGCAGGCAGAACATAATGTTCTAATGCATCCTTTTCATATGATTGGCGTTATTGGCGTATTTGGTGGAGCGCTATTCTCGGCAATGCATGGTTCCCTTGTTACGTCATCTTTGATCCGTGAAACGACAGAGATTGAATCTCAAAATTATGGCTATAAGTTTGGTCAAGAAGAAGAAACTTATAATATTGTTGCTGCCCATGGTTATTTTGGTCGATTGATCTTCCAATATGCCTCATTTAATAATAGTCGTGCTTTACACTTTTTTCTTGCGGCTTGGCCAGTGATTGGTATTTGGTTTGCGTCTTTAGCGGTGGCTTGTTTTGCCTTTAATCTAAATGGTTTTAACTTCAATCAATCGCTGCTAGATTCCCAAGGAAAAGTCATTCATACTTGGGCTGATATTATTAACCGAGCGAATCTTGGCATTGAAAGTATGCATGAACGAAATGTGCATAATTTCCCTCTTGA
Encoded here:
- the acsF gene encoding magnesium-protoporphyrin IX monomethyl ester (oxidative) cyclase, which gives rise to MVTAFSPSDTPMLRPGIKAPVQETLLTPRFYTTDFEAIANMVLDLQDNEIAAALDELRADYNRHHFVRDENFDGSIEHLDDKTRAAFIDFLERSCTSEFSGFLLFKELSRKLKGRSPVLAEAFGLLARDEARHAGFINKAMVDFGLSLDLGYLTKKRTYTFFPPEWVIYSVYLSEKIGYWRYILVFRHLEKHPEHNLYPLFNYFENWCQDENRHGDFFKALLRSQPKMWDTWQGRLWGRFFLLTVFATHTMTVFERADFYEAIGLDAQQYNIDVIRNTNETSARAFAEIMDTDNPKFFPLLEQCSEANEKIAEIMMGDRPPLMKFILKIPSIVTIIVCLLRLYFLKPIDAEATRGEVH
- a CDS encoding heme oxygenase (biliverdin-producing), translated to MNTLSQELREGTKQSHTLAENTAYMKCFLKGIVERVPFRKLLANLYFIYGTLEDALLTYQADPVLGKIYCPELNRTAKIAADLEFFYGKNWDEKIKPTRSALTYVLRLQELATNDPILLIAHAYTRYLGDLSGGQALKSIVRGALRLPEDLGTAMFTFDSLPTPGDRRQFKTNYRETLDSLPLDAATIERIVAEANHAFALNRAVMHDLEPEVKAAIGEHTFDLLTRQDRPGSTEARCPHAQTVALATAE
- the hemN gene encoding oxygen-independent coproporphyrinogen III oxidase: MKHLSQSVKFDRDLIQKYNQAVPRYTSYPPATELTADFDLDAFRAAIAIGNHKQTPLSLYCHIPFCETPCYFCGCNTIITQNKSFVPRYLEALTRNIEQIAALVHPDRHVKQFHWGGGTPNYLNLEQVEYLWNTLNQHFKLADNAEVSIEVNPCYVDREYILFLRKLGFNRISFGIQDFNPKVQAAINRIQPEKMLFDVMGWIREAGFESVNVDLIYGLPFQTLETFKETIQKTIELDPDRVAVFNFAYVPWIKPVQKQMPQAAMPSTAEKLDIFKMTIEQLTQNGYGFIGMDHFAKPDDELAIAQQAGTLHRNFQGYTTQPESDLLSFGMTSISMVQDVYLQNHKRLKDFYQAIDADQLPIAKGFQLSRDDLIRRTVIMELMCEFQLSASDLEEKYHLGFDLDFNDYFADVLPILDSLEADGLICRWGDGIEVTPRGRLLIRNIAAAFDPYLQGKGDRQQTFSKAI
- a CDS encoding acyl-CoA desaturase; protein product: MTNISPQITTKARLDWVSALFFAVVHGIALLAPWFFSWSGLGVAIFLHWLFGSIGICLGYHRLLSHRSLQVPKWLEYIIAFIGTLALQGGPIFWVAGHRLHHAHTEDETQDPYSAKRGFWWSHMLWMLYPNPDFFEYERYKKYAPDLVRQGYYRWLNRNFLLLQIPLGLLLYFLGGWSWVIYGIFVRAVLLWHSTWLINSATHVWGDRRFEVADNSRNLWWAAIFTYGEGWHNNHHAHPHVAKAGWRWYEIDMTWWSIWLLRRLGLAKKVVMPPTS
- the psbA gene encoding photosystem II q(b) protein, whose product is MTTVLNSGTNISLWEKFCRWVTSTKNRFYLGWFGVLMIPTLLTATTCFILAFIAAPPVDIDGIREPVSGSLLYGNNIISASVVPSSNAIGLHFYPIWDATSLAEWLYNGGPYQLIIFHFIIGIFCYMGREWELSYRLGMRPWIAVAFSAPVAAATAVLMVYSIGQGSFSDGMPLGISGTFNFMLVLQAEHNVLMHPFHMIGVIGVFGGALFSAMHGSLVTSSLIRETTEIESQNYGYKFGQEEETYNIVAAHGYFGRLIFQYASFNNSRALHFFLAAWPVIGIWFASLAVACFAFNLNGFNFNQSLLDSQGKVIHTWADIINRANLGIESMHERNVHNFPLDLAAGESIPVAFQAPSISG